A window of Rhabdothermincola salaria contains these coding sequences:
- a CDS encoding acetyl-CoA C-acetyltransferase produces MPEAVIVSTARSAIGRANKGSLTKVRPDDLAATIVRAALDKVPALDASTIDDLMLGCAQPAGMQGYNMARIVSDLAGMGHVPGVTVNRYCSSSLQTIRMAAHAIKAGEGDAFVAAGVETVSQFMSGMSDGLPGTHNERMASAEERTKARAEGDAPTWTPFDGISDYYIAMGQTAENVAQYENVAREDQDEFAALSQQRATAAQERGFFEREIIPIETVDADGNPVTVTKDDGIRPGTTKEKLAELKPVFRPDGTVTAGNACPLNDGAAAVIVMSDTKARELGLTPIARIISSGVSALDPEIMGLGPIEACRQAMARAGMTIDDIDLVEINEAFAAQVVPSAKQLGISWDKLNVNGGAIALGHPFGMTGARIMTTLLNGLEDSGKTIGMESMCVGGGQGMAMIVERL; encoded by the coding sequence ATGCCCGAAGCCGTCATCGTCTCGACCGCCCGCAGCGCCATCGGACGGGCCAACAAGGGCTCGCTCACCAAGGTGCGCCCCGACGACCTCGCCGCCACCATCGTGCGGGCCGCCCTCGACAAGGTGCCGGCCCTCGACGCCTCCACCATCGACGACCTCATGCTCGGCTGCGCCCAGCCGGCCGGCATGCAGGGCTACAACATGGCCCGCATCGTCTCGGACCTCGCCGGCATGGGCCACGTTCCCGGCGTCACCGTCAACCGCTACTGCTCGTCGTCGCTGCAGACCATCCGCATGGCCGCCCACGCCATCAAAGCCGGCGAGGGCGACGCCTTCGTCGCCGCCGGCGTCGAGACGGTGAGCCAGTTCATGAGCGGCATGTCCGACGGTCTCCCCGGCACCCACAACGAGCGCATGGCGTCGGCCGAGGAGCGCACCAAGGCCCGCGCCGAGGGCGACGCTCCCACGTGGACGCCCTTCGACGGCATCTCCGACTACTACATCGCCATGGGCCAGACCGCCGAGAACGTGGCCCAGTACGAGAACGTCGCCCGTGAGGACCAGGACGAGTTCGCCGCCCTGTCCCAGCAGCGGGCCACCGCCGCCCAGGAGCGGGGCTTCTTCGAGCGGGAGATCATCCCCATCGAGACCGTCGACGCCGACGGCAACCCGGTCACCGTCACCAAGGACGACGGCATCCGCCCCGGCACCACCAAGGAGAAGCTCGCCGAGCTCAAGCCGGTGTTCCGCCCCGACGGCACCGTCACCGCCGGCAACGCCTGCCCCCTCAACGACGGCGCCGCGGCCGTGATCGTGATGAGCGACACCAAGGCCCGCGAGCTGGGGCTCACCCCGATCGCCCGCATCATCTCGTCGGGTGTCTCCGCGCTCGACCCCGAGATCATGGGCCTCGGACCCATCGAGGCCTGCCGTCAGGCCATGGCTCGCGCCGGCATGACCATCGACGACATCGACCTCGTCGAGATCAACGAGGCCTTCGCTGCGCAGGTGGTGCCCTCGGCCAAGCAGCTCGGCATCAGCTGGGACAAGCTCAACGTCAACGGCGGGGCCATCGCCCTGGGCCACCCCTTCGGCATGACCGGTGCCCGCATCATGACCACCCTGCTCAACGGCCTCGAGGACTCCGGCAAGACCATCGGCATGGAGTCGATGTGCGTCGGCGGCGGCCAGGGCATGGCCATGATCGTCGAGCGGCTCTGA
- a CDS encoding DsrE/DsrF/DrsH-like family protein, with the protein MSDAIEKVSIIISKGSLEGIYPGLIMANGARAEGIEANLFFTFFGLDAIHKKRMEHIKVATVGNPGMHMATLVGGLPGMSAIATHMMNKKMEDFDIPSIPEFMELISDTGAGMYACLASVDLFGMTESDFIDELDGIITVGDFYEIAAGGQILFT; encoded by the coding sequence ATGTCCGACGCCATCGAGAAGGTCTCGATCATCATCTCCAAGGGATCCCTCGAGGGGATCTACCCGGGGTTGATCATGGCCAACGGCGCCCGCGCCGAAGGCATCGAGGCCAACCTCTTCTTCACCTTCTTCGGTCTCGACGCCATCCACAAGAAGAGGATGGAGCACATCAAGGTCGCCACCGTCGGCAACCCGGGGATGCACATGGCCACCCTGGTCGGTGGACTCCCGGGCATGTCGGCGATCGCCACCCACATGATGAACAAGAAGATGGAGGACTTCGACATCCCCTCCATCCCCGAGTTCATGGAGCTCATCAGCGACACCGGCGCCGGCATGTACGCCTGCCTGGCCTCGGTCGACCTGTTCGGCATGACCGAGAGCGACTTCATCGACGAGCTCGACGGCATCATCACCGTGGGCGACTTCTACGAGATCGCCGCCGGAGGCCAGATCCTCTTCACCTAG
- a CDS encoding TusE/DsrC/DsvC family sulfur relay protein has product MATVTIAGHTIDRNDEGFFEDPDQWNQEVATEVAKEEGIEELTPKHWQVIEFMRKEYFEKGTGPTVRMLGKTSGVTVKELYQLFPKGPAKVAAKVAGIPKPRGCI; this is encoded by the coding sequence ATGGCCACCGTGACCATCGCCGGCCACACCATCGATCGCAACGACGAAGGGTTCTTCGAGGACCCCGACCAGTGGAACCAGGAGGTCGCCACCGAGGTGGCCAAGGAAGAGGGCATCGAGGAGCTGACCCCCAAGCACTGGCAGGTCATCGAGTTCATGCGCAAGGAGTACTTCGAGAAGGGCACCGGGCCGACGGTGCGCATGCTCGGCAAGACCTCCGGCGTCACCGTCAAGGAGCTCTACCAGCTCTTCCCCAAGGGGCCGGCCAAGGTGGCCGCCAAGGTCGCCGGCATCCCCAAGCCCCGCGGCTGCATCTGA
- the sqr gene encoding type III sulfide quinone reductase, selenoprotein subtype, producing MAHRIVILGGGTGGTLMANRLRKHYGSDAEITVVDQDDRHVYQPGLLFVPFGLADPEHIVRGRERQLHKGIAFRLAAVDRVDIDERIVTLEGNETLPYDLLVVATGARLLPEETEGLTGPGWNEKVFTFYDLDGATALHQALEDFDGGRIALNVIDMPIKCPVAPLEFSFLADWYFQDRGIRDAVELTYVTPLDGAFTKPTASAALGGMLEEKGVSLVTEFNTGEVDGPGGRIVSYDEREVPFDLAVVIPLHGGAEYVERSPGLGDELGFVPTDERTLQSKVRPEIFAIGDATNVPASKAGSVTHFEGEVLLENIIRFLDGDELDASYDGHANCFIETGFHKAMLIDFNYDTEPLTGHFPSSVGVPLLKDSRLNHLGKLMFQWFYWHALLPGRDIPGIGPDMPTSGKVLGPR from the coding sequence ATGGCGCACCGCATCGTCATCCTCGGCGGAGGCACCGGTGGGACCTTGATGGCCAACCGGCTGCGCAAGCACTACGGCTCCGACGCCGAGATCACCGTGGTCGACCAGGACGACCGTCACGTGTACCAGCCCGGGTTGCTCTTCGTGCCCTTCGGCCTCGCCGACCCCGAGCACATCGTGCGGGGCCGCGAACGCCAGCTGCACAAGGGGATCGCCTTCCGTCTGGCGGCCGTCGACCGGGTGGACATCGACGAGCGCATCGTGACCCTCGAGGGCAACGAGACGCTGCCCTACGACCTGCTGGTGGTGGCCACCGGGGCTCGCCTGCTGCCCGAGGAGACCGAGGGCCTCACCGGGCCGGGGTGGAACGAGAAGGTCTTCACCTTCTACGACCTCGACGGGGCCACCGCCCTGCACCAGGCGCTCGAGGACTTCGACGGTGGCCGCATCGCGCTGAACGTCATCGACATGCCCATCAAGTGCCCGGTCGCCCCGTTGGAGTTCAGCTTCCTCGCCGACTGGTACTTCCAGGACCGCGGGATCCGAGACGCGGTCGAGCTCACCTACGTGACCCCCCTCGACGGCGCCTTCACCAAGCCCACCGCCTCGGCCGCACTCGGCGGGATGCTCGAGGAAAAGGGCGTCTCGCTGGTCACCGAGTTCAACACCGGTGAGGTCGACGGCCCCGGTGGCCGCATCGTTTCCTACGACGAGCGCGAGGTGCCCTTCGACCTCGCCGTCGTGATCCCCCTCCACGGCGGGGCCGAGTACGTCGAACGGTCACCCGGTCTCGGCGACGAGCTGGGCTTCGTGCCGACCGACGAGCGCACCCTGCAGTCCAAGGTCCGCCCCGAGATCTTCGCCATCGGCGACGCCACCAACGTCCCCGCCTCCAAGGCCGGGTCGGTCACCCACTTCGAGGGCGAGGTGCTGCTCGAGAACATCATCCGGTTCCTCGACGGCGACGAGCTCGACGCGTCCTACGACGGGCACGCCAACTGCTTCATCGAGACCGGGTTCCACAAGGCGATGCTCATCGACTTCAACTACGACACCGAGCCGTTGACCGGGCACTTCCCGTCATCGGTCGGCGTGCCGCTGTTGAAGGACTCCCGCCTCAACCACCTCGGCAAGCTCATGTTCCAGTGGTTCTACTGGCACGCCCTGCTGCCCGGTCGAGACATCCCGGGCATCGGCCCCGACATGCCCACCTCGGGCAAGGTCCTCGGCCCCCGCTGA
- a CDS encoding CAP domain-containing protein, translating to MTSATLPQAAPTTRRPSRRRAGAFAALALAAVMLFAACTPEANRTADLINQERAQRGIPALQFNTMLYLKAQGWADHLSRQGHLSHSNLTNDNWSTTWRKLGENVGVAGSIEGAHQAFMNSKGHRDNILDRGFNKVGTGVTRGADGRVWVVHEFMYE from the coding sequence ATGACCTCTGCGACCCTCCCCCAGGCAGCACCGACCACCCGCCGGCCGTCCCGCCGGCGTGCCGGTGCCTTCGCCGCGCTGGCGCTCGCCGCCGTGATGCTGTTCGCCGCATGCACCCCCGAGGCCAACCGCACCGCCGACCTGATCAACCAGGAACGCGCCCAGCGGGGCATCCCGGCGCTGCAGTTCAACACCATGCTCTACCTCAAGGCCCAGGGCTGGGCCGACCACCTCAGCCGCCAGGGGCACCTCTCGCACTCCAACCTCACCAACGACAACTGGTCGACGACGTGGCGCAAGCTCGGTGAGAACGTCGGCGTGGCCGGATCCATCGAGGGCGCCCACCAGGCCTTCATGAACTCCAAGGGCCACCGCGACAACATCCTCGACCGTGGCTTCAACAAGGTGGGCACCGGTGTCACCCGTGGCGCCGACGGCCGGGTGTGGGTCGTCCACGAGTTCATGTACGAGTAG
- the moaC gene encoding cyclic pyranopterin monophosphate synthase MoaC, whose protein sequence is MSDRGLTHLDPLGRARMVDVTPKEVTHRRAIARGKVFMQPETTSLIARGAVSKGDVLAVARVAGIQAAKKAPDLIPLCHPLLVGSVFVNFRIEDRYVEVEAQVETVDRTGVEMEALTACSVAALTIYDMCKSADRSMVIGDVTLWEKTGGRSGTYRRDPLDEAGVGVEGLGGLSGSDDDLGLGLDLDDET, encoded by the coding sequence ATGTCCGATCGCGGTCTCACCCACCTCGACCCCCTGGGTCGGGCTCGCATGGTCGACGTCACCCCCAAGGAGGTCACCCACCGCCGGGCGATCGCCCGGGGCAAGGTGTTCATGCAACCGGAGACCACGTCGCTCATCGCTCGCGGCGCCGTCTCCAAGGGCGACGTGCTGGCGGTCGCCCGGGTGGCGGGCATCCAGGCGGCCAAGAAGGCACCGGACCTCATCCCGCTGTGCCACCCGCTGCTCGTCGGGTCGGTGTTCGTCAACTTCCGCATCGAGGACCGCTACGTCGAGGTCGAGGCCCAGGTCGAGACCGTCGACCGCACCGGGGTCGAGATGGAAGCCCTCACCGCCTGCAGCGTGGCCGCGCTGACCATCTACGACATGTGCAAGTCCGCCGACCGCTCGATGGTCATCGGTGACGTCACCCTCTGGGAGAAGACCGGCGGTCGCTCGGGTACCTACCGGCGCGACCCCCTCGACGAGGCGGGCGTCGGTGTGGAGGGCCTCGGCGGCCTGTCGGGCAGCGACGACGACCTCGGCCTCGGGCTCGATCTCGACGACGAGACCTGA
- the moaA gene encoding GTP 3',8-cyclase MoaA: MTDPTPSDLVDGYGRVHRDLRISVTDRCNYRCTYCMPAEGMPWLPRQELLTYEELARVARVCVERFGFDGIRLTGGEPTVRAHLPVLIEKLAALGVDLSLTTNGSTLRLVAHDLAAAGLQRINVSCDSLRPERFAAITKRDDLPQVLDGIAAAHEAGLGPVKLNVVVMRGVNDDEIVDFATYGREHDVEVRFIEFMPLDAQGAWTDDQVVSQAEIVAAIDAVHPLDEVPAAERGADPAARWRYRDGRGHVGVIASVTQAFCESCDRVRLTAEGMLRHCLFATRELDLRALLREGASDDDLADAIRAEVGAKWAGHQINQVHFIRPARSMSQIGG, translated from the coding sequence GTGACCGATCCCACCCCCTCGGACCTCGTCGACGGGTACGGGCGCGTCCACCGCGACCTGCGCATCTCGGTCACCGACCGCTGCAACTACCGCTGCACCTATTGCATGCCGGCCGAAGGCATGCCCTGGCTGCCCCGCCAGGAGCTGCTCACCTACGAAGAGCTGGCCCGGGTGGCCCGCGTGTGTGTCGAGCGCTTCGGGTTCGACGGCATCCGCCTCACCGGTGGCGAGCCGACCGTGAGGGCCCACCTGCCGGTGCTGATCGAGAAGCTCGCCGCGCTCGGGGTCGACCTCTCGCTGACCACCAACGGCTCCACCCTCCGCCTCGTCGCCCACGACCTCGCCGCCGCCGGGCTGCAACGCATCAACGTGTCGTGCGACTCGCTGCGTCCCGAGCGGTTCGCGGCCATCACCAAGCGCGACGACCTGCCCCAGGTCCTCGACGGCATCGCCGCCGCCCACGAAGCCGGCCTCGGACCGGTCAAGCTCAACGTCGTCGTCATGCGGGGGGTGAACGACGACGAGATCGTCGACTTCGCCACCTACGGGCGCGAGCACGACGTCGAGGTCCGCTTCATCGAGTTCATGCCCCTCGACGCCCAGGGCGCCTGGACCGACGACCAGGTGGTGTCGCAGGCCGAGATCGTGGCCGCCATCGACGCCGTGCACCCCCTCGACGAGGTCCCCGCCGCCGAGCGCGGCGCCGACCCCGCGGCTCGTTGGCGCTACCGCGACGGCCGTGGCCACGTGGGCGTCATCGCCAGCGTCACCCAGGCGTTCTGCGAGTCGTGCGACCGGGTGCGCCTCACAGCGGAGGGCATGCTCCGCCACTGCCTGTTCGCCACCCGGGAGCTCGACCTGCGGGCGTTGCTGCGCGAGGGGGCCTCCGACGACGACCTGGCCGACGCCATCCGGGCGGAGGTGGGGGCCAAGTGGGCCGGCCACCAGATCAACCAGGTGCACTTCATCCGCCCGGCGCGCTCGATGAGCCAGATCGGCGGCTGA
- a CDS encoding molybdopterin molybdotransferase MoeA, producing MISLAEARDVVFGGCPRGPEAVVPVAEAHGAVLAAAVVAGEAVPPFANTAMDGFAVRAADTVGAGPDHPVDLEIVGTVQAGMSGLDAPVGEGRAARIMTGAPMPPGADAVVMVERTEVTGDRVAVLAEVAAGLHVRPVGDDVRPGDEVVAAGTVLGAAHLALLATVGVQEVPVVRRPVVGVLSTGDELVDGGGPLGPGQIRDSNRLALRTLLAAAGFEVVDLGLLPDDEAVITYGIRAGIERCDALVTSGGVSMGDFDFVKVVLDRLGAMRWMQVAIKPAKPLAFGTVERADGVVVPIFGLPGNPVSSMVSFELFCRPALRQMAGRTGIDRFRPQIVAIADEAMARKADGKTHFVRVRTRWDTSDGRVHVASAGAQGSHQLTAMANAGGLAELPDGAGVEVGDQVAVHLLDAALGL from the coding sequence GTGATCTCGCTCGCCGAGGCGAGGGACGTCGTGTTCGGCGGGTGCCCCCGCGGGCCCGAAGCCGTCGTCCCCGTCGCCGAGGCGCACGGCGCAGTGCTGGCGGCGGCGGTGGTGGCCGGTGAGGCGGTGCCCCCGTTCGCCAACACGGCCATGGACGGCTTCGCGGTGCGGGCCGCCGACACCGTCGGAGCCGGACCCGACCACCCGGTCGACCTCGAGATCGTGGGCACCGTCCAGGCCGGCATGTCCGGGCTCGACGCTCCCGTCGGCGAAGGGCGAGCCGCCCGCATCATGACCGGCGCACCCATGCCGCCGGGGGCCGACGCCGTGGTCATGGTCGAGCGCACCGAGGTCACCGGCGACCGAGTGGCTGTCCTCGCGGAGGTGGCTGCGGGGCTGCACGTGCGCCCCGTGGGCGACGACGTGCGCCCCGGCGACGAGGTCGTGGCGGCCGGCACGGTGCTGGGGGCCGCGCACCTGGCCCTGCTGGCCACCGTGGGCGTCCAAGAGGTGCCCGTGGTGCGCCGCCCGGTGGTGGGGGTGCTCTCCACCGGCGACGAGCTCGTCGACGGAGGCGGGCCGCTCGGCCCGGGGCAGATCCGCGACTCCAACCGCCTGGCGCTGCGCACGCTGCTCGCGGCCGCGGGGTTCGAGGTGGTCGACCTCGGGCTGCTCCCCGACGACGAGGCCGTGATCACCTACGGCATCCGGGCGGGCATCGAGCGGTGCGACGCCCTCGTCACCAGCGGCGGGGTGAGCATGGGCGACTTCGACTTCGTGAAGGTCGTGCTCGACCGCCTGGGCGCCATGCGCTGGATGCAGGTGGCCATCAAGCCGGCCAAGCCCCTCGCCTTCGGCACCGTCGAGCGCGCCGACGGCGTGGTCGTGCCGATCTTCGGGCTGCCCGGCAACCCCGTGTCGTCGATGGTGAGCTTCGAGCTGTTCTGCCGGCCGGCGCTGCGCCAGATGGCGGGCCGCACCGGCATCGACCGGTTCCGGCCCCAGATCGTCGCCATCGCCGACGAGGCCATGGCCCGCAAGGCGGACGGCAAGACCCACTTCGTCCGGGTCCGGACTCGGTGGGACACCTCGGACGGACGGGTGCACGTCGCGTCGGCCGGTGCCCAGGGCAGCCACCAGCTGACCGCCATGGCCAACGCCGGAGGTCTGGCCGAGCTCCCCGACGGTGCCGGCGTCGAGGTCGGCGACCAGGTGGCGGTGCACCTCCTCGACGCCGCACTCGGGCTGTGA
- the galU gene encoding UTP--glucose-1-phosphate uridylyltransferase GalU, with protein sequence MATPHVTKAVIPAAGLGTRFLPATKAQPKEMLPVVDKPAIQYVVEEAVRAGIDDILIITGRGKRTLEDHFDRNFELEYYLAQKGKETELAEMKALAEMADIHYVRQGEPLGLGHAVSVARKHVGDNPFVVMLGDDIMVDDGVVLTEMIDTYAHYGRSVVALSEFPASEISAYGCVDPEVISDDLVQVRGIVEKPAPEDAPSNLAVMGRYVFTPEIFDALEQVRPGVGGEIQLTDAIAVLLASQTVYGWVFRDGRYDIGKKLDYLRATVELALEREDLGPDFRDFLVELLDKRGLR encoded by the coding sequence GTGGCCACGCCGCACGTCACCAAGGCCGTGATCCCTGCCGCCGGGCTCGGGACCCGGTTCCTCCCGGCCACCAAGGCCCAACCCAAGGAGATGCTGCCGGTCGTCGACAAGCCGGCCATCCAGTACGTCGTCGAGGAGGCCGTCCGGGCCGGCATCGACGACATCTTGATCATCACCGGCCGGGGCAAGCGCACCCTCGAGGACCACTTCGATCGCAACTTCGAGCTCGAGTACTACCTGGCCCAGAAGGGCAAGGAGACCGAGTTGGCCGAGATGAAGGCCCTCGCCGAGATGGCCGACATCCACTACGTGCGCCAGGGCGAACCACTGGGGCTGGGCCACGCCGTGTCGGTCGCCCGCAAGCACGTGGGCGACAACCCGTTCGTCGTGATGCTCGGCGACGACATCATGGTCGACGACGGCGTCGTGCTCACCGAGATGATCGACACCTACGCCCACTACGGCCGTTCGGTCGTCGCCCTCTCGGAGTTCCCCGCCTCGGAGATCTCCGCCTACGGCTGCGTCGATCCCGAAGTCATCAGCGACGACCTCGTGCAGGTGCGCGGCATCGTCGAGAAGCCCGCCCCCGAGGACGCCCCGTCGAACCTGGCGGTCATGGGGCGCTACGTGTTCACCCCCGAGATCTTCGACGCCCTCGAGCAGGTGCGCCCGGGGGTCGGTGGCGAGATCCAGCTCACCGATGCCATCGCCGTGCTGCTCGCCAGCCAGACGGTGTACGGGTGGGTGTTCCGCGACGGCCGCTACGACATCGGCAAGAAGCTCGACTACCTCCGCGCCACGGTGGAGCTGGCCCTCGAACGGGAAGACCTCGGCCCCGACTTCCGCGACTTCCTCGTCGAGTTGCTCGACAAGCGCGGCCTGCGGTGA
- a CDS encoding FmdB family zinc ribbon protein, whose amino-acid sequence MPTYEYRCKDCGRHLEAQQAFTDDPLTECPECGGTLKKKFGSVGIAFKGSGFYKNDARQTSSSSASSTESSSGGASTTDSGSTSTSSDSASKSTSSDSAGSTSGSDSTSSSGSSAA is encoded by the coding sequence ATGCCCACCTACGAATACCGCTGCAAGGACTGCGGCCGACACCTCGAGGCGCAGCAGGCCTTCACCGACGACCCCCTGACCGAGTGCCCCGAGTGCGGCGGCACCCTGAAGAAGAAGTTCGGGTCGGTCGGCATCGCCTTCAAGGGCAGCGGCTTCTACAAGAACGACGCCCGCCAGACGTCGTCGAGCAGCGCGTCGAGCACCGAGTCGAGCAGCGGCGGCGCCAGCACCACCGACAGCGGCTCCACCAGCACCAGCTCCGACAGCGCCTCCAAGAGCACCAGCTCCGACAGCGCCGGCAGCACATCGGGGTCCGACTCCACCAGCTCCAGCGGGTCCAGCGCCGCCTGA
- a CDS encoding SAF domain-containing protein, whose translation MGTHLAGPDRRRVRRGRRRPLIRWAATVVAALVAGALAAGAVARADAARAAYGTLREVPVALRSLAVGDVVGPADVEIRALPEVMVPEGVAEDPLGRAVGDAIVAGEVVLDARLAGWGTGPAARLEPGQRALAVPVDDRSLVLQIGDRVDVLAPEVGSTTGARRVARGAEVLAVDALTVTVAVDASAAPAVGRAVLDGAVVLALVGAVP comes from the coding sequence GTGGGAACCCACTTGGCCGGGCCCGACCGTCGTCGCGTCCGGCGGGGCCGACGCCGGCCGCTGATCCGCTGGGCGGCCACCGTCGTCGCCGCGCTCGTCGCCGGCGCCCTCGCCGCCGGGGCCGTGGCGCGGGCCGACGCCGCCCGGGCGGCGTACGGCACCCTGCGCGAGGTGCCGGTGGCGCTGCGGTCCCTGGCGGTGGGCGACGTCGTGGGCCCGGCCGACGTCGAGATCCGAGCCCTCCCCGAGGTGATGGTGCCCGAGGGGGTGGCCGAGGACCCCCTCGGCCGGGCGGTCGGTGACGCGATCGTGGCCGGAGAGGTCGTGCTCGATGCCCGCCTGGCCGGGTGGGGCACCGGCCCGGCCGCCCGGCTCGAGCCCGGCCAGCGGGCCCTGGCCGTCCCCGTCGACGACCGGTCGCTCGTCCTGCAGATCGGCGACCGCGTCGACGTGCTGGCGCCGGAGGTGGGGTCCACCACCGGGGCCCGGCGGGTGGCGCGGGGTGCCGAGGTGCTCGCCGTCGACGCGCTCACCGTCACCGTGGCGGTCGATGCCTCGGCGGCGCCCGCGGTGGGTCGGGCCGTGCTCGACGGCGCCGTCGTGCTGGCGCTGGTGGGGGCGGTGCCCTGA
- a CDS encoding undecaprenyl-diphosphate phosphatase has protein sequence MRGSPLPRPRPVPTRAVLALATVLAVLASALWLAPAGATPARPGSDPGAPGELAAATAEADPAPDTADSTVDGTVDAEAADSEMTPLKAAVLGVVEGVTEYLPVSSTGHLLVTQRILGIGEDDATKDAADSYAIAIQFGAILAVLVLYRRRVATLFTGLLGRDPDGRRLLVALVCATAPAVVVALLFERPIKDNLLGPWPVVVAWVVGGLVILAVSGRLRPDRPGFTLEQLGPRHALIIGIAQIIAMWPGTSRSLVTILAALAVGARLATAVEFSFLLGLVTLSGATLYETVNNGSTMLDAYGAVDPIIGLVFAFVSAVVAVKWMVAWLQSRSLAVFGWERLAVAAVAVGLLVTGTI, from the coding sequence GTGCGCGGTTCCCCCCTCCCTCGTCCGCGGCCCGTCCCGACCCGTGCCGTGCTCGCGCTGGCGACGGTGCTGGCGGTGCTCGCCTCGGCCCTCTGGCTCGCCCCCGCCGGGGCCACGCCCGCCCGTCCTGGCTCCGACCCCGGGGCTCCCGGCGAGCTGGCGGCCGCGACCGCAGAGGCCGACCCGGCGCCGGACACCGCCGACAGCACGGTCGACGGCACGGTCGACGCCGAGGCGGCCGACAGCGAGATGACGCCGTTGAAGGCCGCCGTGCTCGGGGTGGTCGAGGGCGTCACCGAGTACCTGCCGGTGAGCTCCACCGGCCACCTGCTCGTCACCCAACGGATCCTCGGCATCGGGGAGGACGACGCCACCAAGGACGCCGCCGACTCCTACGCCATCGCCATCCAGTTCGGCGCCATCCTGGCGGTGCTGGTGCTCTACCGGCGGCGGGTCGCCACCCTCTTCACCGGCCTGCTGGGCCGCGACCCCGACGGCCGCCGGCTCCTGGTGGCGCTGGTGTGCGCCACCGCCCCGGCCGTCGTGGTCGCCCTGCTCTTCGAGCGCCCCATCAAGGACAACCTGCTGGGGCCGTGGCCGGTGGTGGTGGCCTGGGTCGTGGGCGGGCTGGTCATCCTGGCCGTGTCGGGCCGGCTGCGACCGGACCGGCCCGGCTTCACGCTCGAACAGCTCGGACCCCGCCACGCCCTCATCATCGGCATCGCCCAGATCATCGCCATGTGGCCCGGCACCAGCCGCAGCCTGGTGACCATCCTCGCCGCCCTGGCCGTCGGTGCCCGCCTCGCCACCGCGGTGGAGTTCAGCTTCCTGCTGGGCCTGGTGACGCTCAGCGGCGCCACCCTCTACGAGACCGTCAACAACGGCTCGACGATGCTCGACGCCTACGGCGCGGTGGACCCGATCATCGGGCTGGTGTTCGCGTTCGTGTCGGCGGTGGTGGCCGTGAAGTGGATGGTCGCCTGGTTGCAGTCGCGGAGCCTGGCGGTCTTCGGCTGGGAACGTCTCGCCGTCGCGGCCGTGGCCGTCGGCCTGCTGGTCACCGGCACGATCTGA